A single region of the Mycobacterium avium subsp. avium genome encodes:
- the egtC gene encoding ergothioneine biosynthesis protein EgtC: MCRHLGWLGADATVSSLMLEPPFGLRVQSYAPRRQKHGLLNADGWGAGFFDGEVPRRWRSPAPLWGDVSFESVAPALHSHCVVAAVRSATVGMPIEISATAPFTDGRWLLSHNGVVDRSVLPVTPRAESVCDSAILAAVIFERGLDALGEMIAEIGAADPAARLNILAANGSRLLATAWGDTLSILRRADGVVVASEPYDDDSDWEDVPDRHLVDVTADGVTLTPLDHPKGF; encoded by the coding sequence ATGTGCCGGCATCTGGGATGGCTGGGGGCCGACGCCACGGTCTCCTCGCTGATGCTCGAGCCGCCGTTCGGGCTGCGGGTGCAGTCCTACGCCCCGCGCCGGCAGAAACACGGCCTGCTCAACGCCGACGGTTGGGGCGCAGGGTTTTTCGACGGGGAGGTGCCGCGCCGCTGGCGCAGCCCGGCGCCGCTGTGGGGTGACGTGTCCTTCGAGTCCGTCGCGCCGGCGCTGCACAGCCACTGCGTGGTGGCCGCGGTGCGCTCGGCGACGGTGGGCATGCCGATCGAGATCAGCGCCACCGCACCGTTCACCGACGGCCGGTGGCTGCTGTCGCACAACGGGGTGGTCGACCGGTCCGTGCTGCCGGTGACCCCGCGGGCCGAATCCGTTTGCGACAGCGCGATATTGGCAGCGGTCATCTTCGAGCGGGGCCTGGACGCACTCGGCGAGATGATCGCCGAGATCGGCGCGGCCGACCCTGCGGCCCGGCTTAACATACTGGCCGCCAACGGTTCTCGGCTGCTGGCCACGGCCTGGGGGGACACCCTGTCCATCCTGCGCCGCGCCGACGGTGTGGTGGTGGCCAGTGAACCCTACGACGACGACTCCGACTGGGAGGACGTGCCGGACCGCCACCTGGTCGATGTCACGGCCGACGGTGTCACGCTGACACCGCTGGATCATCCGAAGGGATTTTGA